The following nucleotide sequence is from Halorussus caseinilyticus.
CTGGTGGGAGAACCCGCTACACGGCGCTTCCTCCACGTCGAGGAATCGGTGGAGTCGCTCGGGGTCGCCGGTCAGTCGGACGCGCCGGTCCTCGGAGTCGTACGCCACGATGTCGTGTTCGCTCAGTCGTGGGATGTGAGTCTGGTAGAGCGAGGAGTACACTTGCTTTCGCTGGCGCGAGGAGAGGTCGGCGACGGTGGTGTCGTTCTCCCACGCCGCGATGCGCGCGCTCAGGTTGGTCAGGGTGATTTCGCGCTCGTCCAGCAGGTGACGGAGGACTCGGCGGCGGCGCGAGTTCCCGAGAAGGTCGAACATCACCTCCCGCGAGGGACCCTGCTCGGCCTCCCCACCCACGTTCGAAGCGGAGGACACAGTTTTCGCTTCAGCCATCTGTCTATTATTGTCTAGACGTTGCTACTCCGTAATTAATATTCGGGTTTTGAGTCTTGTGGCCGTCTGACTCGCGTCAGACTCGCCGGTCGTCCCACGCCGGGAACTCGTCGCGGACCCGTTCGACTCGGCCGAGGTCCACGTCGGTCACGACGAGGGCCGGGTCGTCGCCCGTACTCGCCAGCGTCGTCCCCCACGGGTCGTAGACCGTCGAGCGCCCGAGCAGGGTGGCGTCGTCGTACTCGCCCGACCCGTTGATGGTCGCAACGAACAGTTGGTTCTCGACCGCGCGAGCGCGCGGCAGGAGTTTCCAGTGTTCGACGCGGGGGTAGGGCCACGCGCTCGGAACCAGAATCAAGTCCGCGCCCTCCGCGGCGATGTCGCGGTAGAGTTCCGGAAACCGGAGGTCGTAACAGGTCGTCATCCCGACGGTCGCACCCTCGAACTCGGCGACCCCGAGTGTCTCGCCGGGGACGAGCATCCGGGCCTCCGCCGACTCGTAGCCGAACAGGTGGTGTTTGCGGTAGACCGCGAGTCGCTTTCCCTCCCGGTCGAACAGGACGGAGGTGTTGGCGAGTCCCTCGTCGGCGGGCGTCTCGACGCTCTCGGTTTCGGCGAGGTCCTCCACGATGCTCCCCGCGAGGACGCCCACGTCGTACTCGCGCGCGGCGTCCGCGATGCGCGCGAGCGTGGGACCCTCGATGGGTTCGGCACCGCGCTGGTAGGTGTCGAACGCGAAGTAGCCGACGTTGAAAATCTCGGGGAGCGCAACGAGGTCCGCGCCGCGGTCCGCGGCCTCGGCGATAGCCGCCTCCGCGCGTTCGCGGTTGGCCTCGACCGCACCGCCCTCCACGTCGAGTTGTGCGAGTGCGAGTCTCACGCCGCGGCTTCCTCCCTGAGCGCCGCTTCGAGGTTGTCGAGTTCGTCGTCCAGATTCTTCTTGAAGTAGCGTTCGACGCCCGGGACTCTGCCCTCGACGGTGAACCGGTTGACCAACCGAGACCCGTTCTCGGCCTCCCGAACCTCGTGTTCGCCCGTGACCCGGAGCGCCGACGACCGGCCGACGAACTTCACGTAGCGCGGCGGGTCCGACTCCACGTCCTCGGTTTCGACCGGTACCGTCGTGTCGAGAAACGGAATCGGGAGTCGGATGTGCCAGATGTAGGTGTTCTCGCCGGTCTCTTCGAAATCGGCGACGACGCTGATGACGCTCGCCCGCTTCTCCGGGTCCGCGATGAAATTCCAGACGTTCTCCGGCGAAACCCCGAGGTCGAACGTTCGCTCCACCCGGACAGTCATATCGGGGTTTCGGGCCGCGGTGTCAAAAACCCGCCGGACCTCTCGGCGGGTTATCCCGGCGTGACCTTCCACGTCGTGGACTTCGCGCGACCCCACTTCTCGATGTCCACTTCCTCGCTCTTCTCGGCGAGTTCCGGAAGTCTGACACCGACCTGCTTCGAAGAGAGACCGAGTTGTTCGGCGATGTTCTTCGAGCGGAAGTAACGCTCGCCTTTAGAGACGCTCTCGCGGAGATACGCGATGATACGCCGTTCCTCGTCGGTGTAATCAGTCATCCTCACTACTACGTAGGGCGTTGTGACCCTTAACGATTTCCCGCGGGAAATCGCTCACTTCGTAGACCTGTACCGCGCCCGTGAGTAGGTTGGGATTTACCAGAAGAGGTGGACGGCGGCGACGGCGAGGACACCGGCGGTCACGGCGGCGGCGAATCCCCACGCGGCGAGTTCGGTGCCCGGCGCGACGAACATCGCAACCGTGGCCCCGGCCGCCAGTAGCGTGAACAGCGTAGCGAGTCCGATGCCCTTGTCGCTCCCAACAGTCTCGTGTTCGGCCATGCGTGGCGGTTCTGTCGGCCGGGACTTAGTTCATTCTACTCGTCGGTCAGCGAGGCGAGACGTTCCGGCGGGCGCGTTCGTCGCGGGGCCGAACGGAAGGGGAAAGTCGGCGTTACCGGGGAGTAAGTTCCGGCTATCGCTGGCAGTGACTCCTCGGTTGGACGGCCGATTCGGTCGAGACGCTTCTCTCGCGGATGTGAGTTCTCGAAGAAAGGCGCAGAAATTCGTATCCGTCGGTAGAGCTTTATACTTAGCGACGGGACGTAGAAACACATGACACGGAGTGTAGACGCTCCTGATCGAGTTCTTCTCGGGCGATGAGAACGACGTTTCGGTCCGACGAGACGGCGAGTCGATAGTTCTGGCGGTCGATGGCCGCGACTACGAACTGAGTAGGGACGAGGCTACCGACCTGCAGGAGGCGGTCGGTGACGCCCTGACCCAACGCCGGGAGTTCTTCCGGACCGCGGGCGTCCACCGCGAGGACGGCACCTACGAGGTCACGCGCCGAGGTGCGGACTCGGCGGGCAACTCGAAAGTGTTCGAGAGTTTCGAGGCCCTGCGCCGGATGTTCGACCGACTGCCCGTCGAGTTCACCGCCGACGACGTGGGACGGACGGGCATCACGGGGTCGCGCCGCCACATGCTGGTGCGCCACTTCGCCGAACACCCGGCGTTCGACTGCGACATCACCCGTCGGAACCCGCTGACCGCCGAGAAGACGAACGAGGCACAGGCCCGCGAGAAGACGATGACCGGCGACGAGAGCGAGGTGGCGAGCGCGGACTGAGCGCGTCACACCCCGGTTTCGGCGTCGTGCAGTATCATCGACAAACTTCTAGCAGGTGAAAAGCCGCGTAGCGCATCGTCTGCGCAACTAAATTATTGCTTTCGGAACGATTGAGAATTGTTTCGGACAGCGAAACGGTTCTCGGTCGCCGGAGCGTCGGCCGACGCTCCGGCGACCGAGTTTTTCCCGAGAAGCGAGGTCACGGCGCGGCGAATTCTCCGAGAGCCGAGTTCGCCGAGACGCGGCGCGATGCGCCGCGTCTCGGCGACCGAATCGGGGTCGGCGCTCGGTCCGGTGACGCGGCGTCTCGGCGACGTTTCCCCCGGAGTCAGTTGATGGTCGTGTGTTCGCTCTCCTCGTTCAGCGCGAGGTTGGCCGCGATTTCGGCGTTTCGCATGGCGTACTGGGCGGTCTGCTGGAGGCTGACCAGCACCTCCCGGACTGCGAGCAGGGCGTCGTTGTCCATCTCTGGCAGGTCCGACAGGATGTCGCTCTCCCTGTCGCCGATTTCGTGGAACAGCGCCCGGACTTCCAGCGTCTTGTCGTAGTCGCGTTCGACGGCGGCTTGGACCGCCTTCGCGGTGATTTCGTCCACTTGGTCGGTGAACTCCCGGATGCGACGCATCGTCTGGCCGTCCACGTCCAAGGTGTGACCCTCCGCTTCGAGCGCGATTTCGGCGATGTCCTCGGCGTTGTCCGCGATGAGTTCGAGGTTCTTGGCGATAGACCGGTAGCCGATGAGGGGGAACCCGCTGTCCAAGTCCACCGCTCGCGCCAGCGTCGGGTTCTGGTAGGCCGTGAAGATGAGACGCAGGAGAAGGACGAAAATCTTGTTCGCCTGTCGCTCGCGGTTGAGCGCGCGCTGAGCGAGGTCCGGGTTGCCGTGCGCGAGGGCTTTGACCGCCTCGCCGCGCATGGTCGAACCCGTGTTTTCGAGGCGTTCGAGCAGGTTGTCGAGGCTGAAGTCCTCGGGGTCCACCGAGCACCGGATGGCGATGCTGTTGGGCGTCTCTTCGACCACGCCCAGACCCATCAGTTGGGTCTCGGCCTTGTACACCGCGTTGATGTGGGCGCTGTCGAGGGTCTCCTCGCTTTCGAGGTGGATGACCCGCCGCCCGAGGACGTACTGGGCGACGATCGCTCGCTCCACCGCGTCGGCGTCCAGATTCTCGGCGTGGATGACCGCCTCGGACTCCTCGGTGTGTGCCGACTCCGGAAGCACCGTCAACGTCCCCTTTCCGCCCATGCGAAGCGACACTTCGTCGCCTTTCTCGACGTTGTTCTCCGACGCCCACTCCGCGGGGAGGGTCATCGCCAGCGTAGAGGGACCCAACCGTTGCACCTTTCGCGTTTCCATGTATTTCCACTCTGCCCCCGAAGACCTTAAACTTCACTAGTAGACAATTATTGTGCCTTAAACGACCTTCATCATCCGGCGCTCGAACCGGCCGACCCGAACTTTCCGCCACCCGCGGAGGGAGTCGTCCACCCCGTCGTCGCCGGTATCGACCCGGAGGACGCCCACGCCGTCGAGTTTCGACTTCGAGGCGACGACTTCCACTTCCGACCGGCGAATCACCTCGGGCGAAATCTGGTCGTTGCCCCGACCGAAGACGAACCCCTGCCCGCCGATTGGCGACACCACGACGACGTTCCGGTCGCCGAGGTGGTCGAGAATCTCGTCGGCAGTGGCGTCCGCCACCAGAACCTCGCCGTCGCGCCACACGTCCACGCCGAGGGGCGACCCCTCGAAGCCGAGTTCGGACTTTATCGCGCCGACGGTGCTTCCGGGACCGAGGACGTACGTCGCGCCCTCGTCTGCCTTCGCGTCGTCGGCCACGCCCGCGGCCAGACTCTCGACGGTGCCGCCGCCGACCTGCTTGCTTGATTGGAGGTCCTCGGCGACGGGCACCTCGGCCAGCGCTTTCAGGTCGGCCCGGACCTCCCCCTCGCGGTAGGCGTCCTCGTCGATGTCGTTGACCTCGCGGGTCTCGGTCCGGTCGAAATCCGCGGCGACCCGGCCCGCCGCCTCGGGCGTGACCGCGAACACCGCGGAGTAAACTTTCACGCCCGCCGGGACTCCGAGAGTCGGAGTCTCGACGCCTTCTTCCTTTAGGGTCTCGGCCACGTCTACCGCGGTTCCGTCGCCGCCGACGAACAGTATCAGGTCCACCCCTTCGGCCGCGAATCGGCGGACCGCCTCGCGCGTGTCGGCGGCAGTCGTGGTCGCCTCGCTCTCGGGACCCCCGACGACTTCCGGGCCGAACCCCGCGTCTCGGGCCTCTCGCTCGCCCATCTCGCCGCCGTAGGTCACGATTTCGGTCTCGGGCGCGCGCTCGGCCACCGCGCGCAGGGCCGCGAGCGCTCGGTCGGGTGCCCGCGCCTCCGCGCCGCGTTCGCGGGCCTCCACGACCTTTCCGTCGGTCCCTTTCAGGCCGACCCGACCGCCCATCCCGGCGATTGGATTGACGACGACGCCGATGGTTCGCATGGCCGTGGCTACGCGAGTCGGGAGCAAAAACGGCCCGATGCGGCGCTCCGTCGAAAGAAAGAAGACGCTACCGGCGCAGTAGTCGCAGGCGGTTCAGTAGTTCTGCGTGCCGCCGAACTGTCCGCCCTGCGGTTGCTGGAACGACTGGCCCTGCGGTTGCTGGAACGACTGGCCCTGCGGTTGCTGGAACGACTGGCCCTGCGGTTGCTGGCCCATCGACTGCTGGCCCTGCTGTTGAACCTGCTCGCGGATGCCCGTCGTCCGACTCTGTTGGCCTCCACCGATGGAGTTCAGCAGTTTGTTCGTCGCGTCGAGGGCCTGCTGGACCGCCTGATACGTCTCTTGGACGTGTGGCGACTGCTGGTGTTGCTGGAGAATCGGCAGGCCCTGCTGGGCCACCTTCAGGAACGCCTCGGCGACCTCCGGACCGTTGATGGAGTCGCGTGCGATGAGTTTCTCGTTCAGCGACGCGAGGTCCGCGAGGTCCTCGCAGAGTCGGGCGCACTCGGCCATCTGCGGACCGCTCTCGATACACTTGTCGGCACACCACTCGGAGATTTCGACCACGCGGTCGAAGGATTCGAGTGCCTGATTCAGTTCGTTGGTCATCTCCGATTCGAACTGCTGGCCGACGCGTTCGTGAGTCATCTTGTGGCTCTGGCCGGACTGCTGCGTACCCATCTGGCCGCCTACCTGTGAACCCTGCATCGGTTGTCCTGTCTGTCGTCCGCCGGTCTGTCCGTACGTCTGCTGTCCCATGCTACCCGTCGGTTGCTGGTATTGCTCTGACATTATTACTCACTCCCCCGCATAGGCGTCTCCTACACTCGAAGACGCCCTCAGCGGGCAAACTCCGGTTCGCCGGAAATACAGATAAACCGGGCCGACCGTTGGCAATTGTTCAATCGAGCAACGGTGTGTTTCCGGTCGTTCGGGGTCGAAAAAACCGATTTCCGGGGGGAAACAAACGTCAGGTTACGCGGACGTTTCCGAATCGTTCGCGGCGTCAACGACGGGTTTCGACGGCCGAAGCCGGGGGACCCGGCCGGGGTTGGCAAGCGTTAAGGGAACTGGCCCGGAACCGTCGGGCATGTTCGTACTCGCAGAATCGGCGAGCGTTCCGGCTAACGCCGCAGGTATCGTCACTGGCGTCCTCGGACTCCTGATTACGGTCGCGTGGCTGGCGTATCTCTACCGATAGGTTTCCGGCGGGCGTTCTGCTCCCGCGCCGTCATCCGCGAGGTCGAAGAACCGGAGCGACGACGGTTCGACGCCCGTCAGCAGAATCGTGACCCGACACTCCTCGCCCAGCCCAGTCGTCGCGTTTCCGGCGTGGACCCATCGGTCGGGTTCGACCGCCGTCCCGAAGCGGTCGGCGGCGGTCCCGAACAAGTCCTGATACTCACGCAGAGTGAACGCTTCACCGAACCGACAGACGCCGAGTCCGCCATCGGCCGTCGAACGGTCGCCGTCGCAGAGTCGGTGAGCGACCGCGTGGTCGAGGAGTTCCGCGGCCACGTCGTCTCGGGTTCCCACCCCTCGATACGCCAGCGCGATTCCGCCGGTGTCGAGCAGGTCGTAGAGACGGACGACGTTCACGGGGGCGGAAAGCGGTGCC
It contains:
- a CDS encoding DUF7344 domain-containing protein, with translation MSSASNVGGEAEQGPSREVMFDLLGNSRRRRVLRHLLDEREITLTNLSARIAAWENDTTVADLSSRQRKQVYSSLYQTHIPRLSEHDIVAYDSEDRRVRLTGDPERLHRFLDVEEAPCSGFSHQWSRYFFWTAVVGSAAIAGNWLGTTPATHLGTESLYGLLTVVFMMLSVSFVMAVEGPKILRLVD
- a CDS encoding carbon-nitrogen family hydrolase, with protein sequence MRLALAQLDVEGGAVEANRERAEAAIAEAADRGADLVALPEIFNVGYFAFDTYQRGAEPIEGPTLARIADAAREYDVGVLAGSIVEDLAETESVETPADEGLANTSVLFDREGKRLAVYRKHHLFGYESAEARMLVPGETLGVAEFEGATVGMTTCYDLRFPELYRDIAAEGADLILVPSAWPYPRVEHWKLLPRARAVENQLFVATINGSGEYDDATLLGRSTVYDPWGTTLASTGDDPALVVTDVDLGRVERVRDEFPAWDDRRV
- a CDS encoding CoxG family protein, producing the protein MTVRVERTFDLGVSPENVWNFIADPEKRASVISVVADFEETGENTYIWHIRLPIPFLDTTVPVETEDVESDPPRYVKFVGRSSALRVTGEHEVREAENGSRLVNRFTVEGRVPGVERYFKKNLDDELDNLEAALREEAAA
- a CDS encoding DUF7123 family protein, producing the protein MTDYTDEERRIIAYLRESVSKGERYFRSKNIAEQLGLSSKQVGVRLPELAEKSEEVDIEKWGRAKSTTWKVTPG
- a CDS encoding DUF7525 family protein, with translation MAEHETVGSDKGIGLATLFTLLAAGATVAMFVAPGTELAAWGFAAAVTAGVLAVAAVHLFW
- a CDS encoding DUF7528 family protein, which encodes MSRDEATDLQEAVGDALTQRREFFRTAGVHREDGTYEVTRRGADSAGNSKVFESFEALRRMFDRLPVEFTADDVGRTGITGSRRHMLVRHFAEHPAFDCDITRRNPLTAEKTNEAQAREKTMTGDESEVASAD
- a CDS encoding phosphate uptake regulator PhoU, coding for METRKVQRLGPSTLAMTLPAEWASENNVEKGDEVSLRMGGKGTLTVLPESAHTEESEAVIHAENLDADAVERAIVAQYVLGRRVIHLESEETLDSAHINAVYKAETQLMGLGVVEETPNSIAIRCSVDPEDFSLDNLLERLENTGSTMRGEAVKALAHGNPDLAQRALNRERQANKIFVLLLRLIFTAYQNPTLARAVDLDSGFPLIGYRSIAKNLELIADNAEDIAEIALEAEGHTLDVDGQTMRRIREFTDQVDEITAKAVQAAVERDYDKTLEVRALFHEIGDRESDILSDLPEMDNDALLAVREVLVSLQQTAQYAMRNAEIAANLALNEESEHTTIN
- a CDS encoding ATP-NAD kinase family protein, which produces MRTIGVVVNPIAGMGGRVGLKGTDGKVVEARERGAEARAPDRALAALRAVAERAPETEIVTYGGEMGEREARDAGFGPEVVGGPESEATTTAADTREAVRRFAAEGVDLILFVGGDGTAVDVAETLKEEGVETPTLGVPAGVKVYSAVFAVTPEAAGRVAADFDRTETREVNDIDEDAYREGEVRADLKALAEVPVAEDLQSSKQVGGGTVESLAAGVADDAKADEGATYVLGPGSTVGAIKSELGFEGSPLGVDVWRDGEVLVADATADEILDHLGDRNVVVVSPIGGQGFVFGRGNDQISPEVIRRSEVEVVASKSKLDGVGVLRVDTGDDGVDDSLRGWRKVRVGRFERRMMKVV